The Agrobacterium vitis genome has a segment encoding these proteins:
- a CDS encoding DsbA family protein — protein sequence MSNSELTLTKRHLLAGIATAATGLAVSGMVSPAFAAAEMPKPDHDVDMAEVMKPGALPDMALGKPDAPVKIVEYFSMTCPHCAHFHATTFDTIKEKYIDTGKVYFVFREFPFDPAATAAFMLARCAPKDQYYPFITMFLKQQRSWAAPDNGDVRGAMLQMSKMAGFTQESFQACLTNTKLAGDVTAERDRGAKQFGVNATPTFLINGKSYSGDMSVESMSALIDSLL from the coding sequence ATGTCGAATTCAGAACTGACCCTGACCAAGCGCCATCTCCTGGCCGGTATCGCCACGGCGGCCACAGGCCTCGCCGTCTCCGGTATGGTGAGCCCGGCCTTTGCCGCCGCCGAAATGCCCAAGCCCGACCATGATGTCGATATGGCAGAGGTGATGAAGCCCGGTGCCTTGCCGGATATGGCGCTTGGCAAGCCCGACGCACCAGTCAAGATCGTTGAATATTTCTCGATGACCTGCCCGCATTGCGCCCATTTCCACGCCACGACCTTCGATACTATCAAGGAAAAATACATCGATACCGGCAAGGTCTATTTCGTGTTCCGCGAATTCCCCTTCGACCCCGCCGCCACCGCCGCCTTCATGCTGGCGCGTTGCGCCCCGAAGGATCAATATTATCCTTTCATCACCATGTTCCTGAAGCAGCAGCGCTCCTGGGCAGCGCCTGACAATGGCGATGTGCGTGGCGCCATGCTGCAAATGTCGAAAATGGCCGGTTTCACACAGGAAAGCTTCCAGGCTTGCTTGACGAACACCAAGCTTGCCGGTGATGTAACCGCAGAGCGGGACCGCGGCGCCAAGCAATTCGGCGTCAACGCAACCCCGACCTTCCTGATCAACGGCAAAAGCTATTCTGGAGATATGTCGGTTGAATCCATGTCGGCGCTCATCGACAGCCTTCTCTGA
- a CDS encoding LysR family transcriptional regulator, protein MSDNSEFRSRMARLPQLGALKAFAVAARYESFVAAAQELHVTHGAISKQVKNLEESLGEPLFLRRNRAVFLTERGRQLAARLASVFQDLENVVTDFRSNAYAQPLIVSCEPTLCLKFLIPNLGDLKERTGLDVKVLAAGGKIDFRRDHVDLAVRRNDFAIDPRLHVRELAPEAMGMVCTPQVAADLNNTPRHSVPALHTRSRPDAWLNWCKTQPGTRKFNSDIFYEHFYLALEAAMAGQGVALASIHMVTTDMAAGRLAALGAFHQDGTHYLAVSNSDFAADERRLVFTDWLSQRMRAHLAQASTARPTAETRHLP, encoded by the coding sequence ATGTCCGACAATTCCGAATTCCGATCCAGGATGGCGCGGCTGCCACAATTGGGGGCTTTGAAGGCCTTTGCGGTAGCGGCACGGTATGAAAGTTTTGTGGCAGCGGCCCAGGAATTGCACGTCACGCATGGGGCCATCAGCAAGCAGGTCAAGAATCTGGAGGAAAGTCTGGGCGAGCCGCTGTTCCTGCGTCGCAACCGGGCGGTCTTCCTGACGGAGCGCGGTCGTCAATTGGCGGCCAGGCTTGCCTCGGTGTTCCAGGATCTGGAAAATGTCGTCACGGATTTTCGCAGCAATGCCTATGCGCAACCCCTGATCGTCTCCTGCGAACCAACGCTTTGCCTGAAATTTCTCATACCAAACCTTGGCGATCTGAAAGAAAGGACCGGTCTGGATGTCAAGGTTCTCGCCGCGGGCGGGAAAATCGATTTTCGCCGCGATCACGTCGATCTTGCCGTGCGGCGCAACGATTTTGCCATCGACCCCCGCCTGCATGTGAGGGAACTGGCGCCGGAAGCGATGGGCATGGTCTGCACGCCGCAGGTGGCGGCTGATCTCAACAACACGCCTCGCCACAGCGTACCTGCTTTGCATACCCGCTCGCGTCCCGATGCCTGGCTGAACTGGTGCAAGACCCAGCCGGGAACCCGCAAGTTCAACTCGGACATTTTTTACGAGCATTTCTATCTGGCCCTTGAGGCGGCGATGGCTGGCCAGGGTGTCGCGCTGGCATCGATCCATATGGTGACGACGGATATGGCAGCCGGACGACTGGCCGCACTCGGTGCGTTTCATCAGGATGGCACCCATTATCTCGCCGTCTCCAATAGCGATTTTGCCGCCGATGAACGACGGCTGGTATTCACCGACTGGCTGTCGCAACGCATGCGCGCCCATCTGGCGCAGGCATCAACTGCGCGCCCGACCGCGGAAACAAGGCATCTGCCATAA
- the mhpT gene encoding 3-(3-hydroxy-phenyl)propionate transporter MhpT translates to MLSTTSRPGSSRIIFLVFLAAMIEGFDLQAAGVAAPKLAPVFGLTPAQMGLFFSSATFGLIFGAVSGGMISDRFGRRLGLSLSLFIFGIFSLATATATSVEGLIAMRFLTGVGLGGALPNLVAIAVESTTPERRGRAVSIMYAGIPFGGAIASVVAMAGLHDDWRTIFIAGGIMPMLLVLPLFMMLPQLKVEKSEKTKKEGAWRQVFSADTALRSILLWTGFFFGIMVLYLLLNWLPTLLVTRGLDRQQAGLIQVIFNIAGAVGGLTGGWFLDGKRKVLNGSLCFLLLVVSLVLLGLAPANFAANAIAGALIGVSVMAAQSLLYGIAPQCYAPDVRGTGVGLAVAVGRFGSVVGPLFAGGLIAAGRSPTEVLMAIVPVAVVAGIATVLLLSRLRDLPQDSTAKGVPGHATPSMVKP, encoded by the coding sequence ATGCTGTCGACAACATCGCGACCGGGCTCGTCCCGGATCATTTTTCTGGTTTTTCTGGCGGCGATGATTGAAGGTTTTGACCTTCAGGCTGCGGGCGTGGCGGCGCCGAAATTGGCGCCGGTCTTCGGGCTGACACCCGCCCAGATGGGACTGTTCTTTTCTTCCGCCACCTTCGGCCTGATCTTTGGCGCCGTTTCCGGCGGGATGATCTCCGACCGGTTCGGACGTCGTCTGGGCCTCAGTCTATCGCTTTTCATCTTCGGGATCTTCTCGCTTGCGACGGCTACCGCCACATCCGTGGAAGGGCTGATCGCCATGCGGTTCCTGACCGGCGTCGGCCTGGGCGGGGCGCTGCCGAACCTGGTTGCCATTGCTGTCGAATCGACCACGCCGGAGCGGCGCGGCCGGGCGGTGTCTATCATGTACGCTGGCATTCCGTTTGGCGGCGCGATTGCCAGCGTGGTGGCCATGGCTGGCCTGCATGACGACTGGCGCACCATTTTCATTGCAGGCGGCATCATGCCGATGCTGCTCGTGCTGCCACTGTTTATGATGCTGCCGCAGCTCAAGGTCGAAAAGTCGGAAAAGACCAAGAAGGAAGGTGCCTGGCGTCAGGTGTTCTCCGCCGATACGGCGCTGCGCAGCATCCTGCTGTGGACGGGTTTCTTCTTCGGCATCATGGTGCTCTATCTTCTGCTCAACTGGTTGCCGACCCTTCTGGTGACGCGCGGCCTGGATCGCCAGCAAGCCGGTCTCATTCAGGTGATTTTCAATATCGCCGGGGCCGTGGGCGGCTTGACGGGCGGTTGGTTCCTTGACGGTAAACGCAAGGTTCTCAACGGTTCGCTCTGCTTCCTGCTTCTGGTTGTCTCTCTCGTGTTGCTGGGACTGGCACCGGCCAATTTTGCTGCCAATGCCATCGCTGGTGCCTTGATCGGGGTGAGCGTCATGGCGGCACAGTCGCTGCTCTACGGCATTGCGCCGCAATGCTATGCGCCCGATGTTCGTGGCACCGGCGTGGGACTTGCCGTCGCCGTCGGACGCTTCGGTTCGGTGGTTGGCCCGCTGTTTGCCGGTGGTTTGATTGCCGCCGGACGCTCGCCGACCGAGGTGCTGATGGCGATCGTGCCGGTGGCTGTTGTCGCCGGTATCGCAACCGTTCTGCTGTTGTCGCGGCTGCGCGACCTGCCGCAGGATAGCACCGCGAAGGGTGTGCCTGGACATGCAACACCCTCCATGGTCAAGCCTTGA
- the ppdK gene encoding pyruvate, phosphate dikinase, producing the protein MGKWVYSFGGGKAEGGAGDVEHLGGKGANLAEMAGLGLPVPPGLTIVTDACTHFYAHGRSLADDMKAEVLAGIDLIEAETGRTFGNAKNPLLLSVRSGARTSMPGMMDTVLNLGLNDETVVGLGHRAGDARFAWDSYRRFIQMYGDVVLGLDHEVFEEILEHEKGRFGHELDTELSADEWQHVTDLYKQLIEDELGEPFPQDPEVQLWGAVAAVFASWMNARAITYRQLHNIPGHWGTAVNIQAMVFGNLGSSSATGVAFTRNPSTGENQLYGEFLVNAQGEDVVAGIRTPQSLSERARLESGSDKPSMEKLMPKAFAEFTAVCAQLETHYRDMQDVEFTIERGKLWMLQTRSGKRTTKAAMKIAVDMVAEGLIDEDEAVSRIEPASLDQLLHPTIDPRVARDVIGSGLPASPGAATGEIVFTAEDAVSAKEEGRKVILVRMETSPEDIHGMHAAEAILTTRGGMTSHAAVVARGMGIPCVAGAGSMRVDIRNGVLLGVGVKLKKGDIITIDGSSGQVLQGAVPMLQPELSGDFAQLMQWADRTRRMTVRTNADTPGDARAARSFGAEGIGLCRTEHMFFEGERIHVMREMILAEDEAGRRAALDKLLPMQRSDFTELFTIMHGLPVTIRLLDPPLHEFLPKTVKEIAEVAVAMGMEPRALAQRVEALHEFNPMLGHRGCRLAISYPEIAEMQARAIFEAAVAAGLETGAPVVPEIMVPLVGLRSELDYVKGVIDRIASEVMREGKLEISYLVGTMIELPRAAIRAHVIAEAAEFFSFGTNDLTQTTFGMSRDDAAAFIPTYQRKGIIERDPFISLDFDGVGELIRMAAERGRQTRPDMKLGICGEHGGDPASIHFCEDVGLDYVSCSPFRVPIARLSAAQASIKQRRLMAKEV; encoded by the coding sequence ATGGGGAAGTGGGTCTACAGCTTCGGCGGCGGCAAGGCTGAGGGCGGTGCTGGCGATGTTGAACATTTGGGTGGTAAAGGTGCCAATCTCGCTGAAATGGCGGGTCTTGGCCTGCCCGTGCCGCCGGGTTTGACGATTGTCACGGATGCCTGCACGCATTTCTACGCCCATGGCCGCAGTCTGGCTGATGACATGAAGGCAGAAGTGCTGGCCGGTATCGACCTGATCGAAGCCGAGACCGGACGCACGTTCGGCAACGCCAAAAATCCCCTGCTTTTGTCGGTGCGCTCGGGTGCGCGCACCTCCATGCCGGGCATGATGGATACGGTTCTCAATCTCGGCCTGAACGATGAGACGGTGGTCGGCCTTGGCCATCGCGCCGGAGACGCCCGCTTTGCCTGGGACAGTTACCGCCGCTTCATTCAGATGTATGGGGATGTCGTTCTGGGGCTGGATCATGAAGTGTTCGAGGAAATCCTTGAGCATGAGAAGGGTCGGTTTGGCCATGAACTCGACACCGAACTGAGCGCCGATGAATGGCAGCATGTGACTGACCTCTACAAGCAATTGATCGAGGATGAGCTGGGCGAACCCTTTCCGCAGGACCCTGAGGTTCAGCTCTGGGGGGCGGTGGCCGCGGTGTTTGCCAGCTGGATGAATGCCCGCGCCATTACCTATCGACAGTTGCACAATATTCCCGGCCATTGGGGCACGGCGGTCAATATTCAGGCCATGGTGTTTGGCAATCTCGGCTCCAGTTCGGCCACTGGCGTGGCGTTTACCCGCAATCCGTCGACGGGTGAAAACCAGCTTTACGGCGAGTTTCTGGTCAATGCCCAGGGTGAGGACGTGGTAGCGGGTATCCGCACCCCGCAATCCCTGAGTGAGCGGGCGCGGCTGGAAAGCGGTTCCGACAAGCCGTCGATGGAAAAGCTGATGCCCAAAGCCTTTGCCGAGTTTACGGCGGTCTGCGCGCAGCTTGAAACCCATTACCGCGACATGCAGGATGTGGAATTCACCATTGAGCGCGGCAAGCTATGGATGTTGCAGACCCGCTCCGGCAAGCGCACCACCAAGGCGGCCATGAAGATCGCTGTCGATATGGTGGCGGAAGGGCTGATCGACGAGGACGAGGCGGTGTCGCGCATCGAGCCGGCGTCGCTGGACCAGCTTTTGCATCCCACCATCGATCCGCGCGTGGCGCGGGATGTGATCGGCTCCGGCCTGCCAGCGTCGCCGGGCGCGGCCACCGGCGAGATCGTCTTTACCGCCGAAGACGCGGTCAGTGCCAAGGAAGAAGGCCGCAAGGTTATTCTGGTGCGCATGGAAACCAGCCCGGAAGACATTCACGGCATGCATGCCGCCGAAGCCATCCTGACCACCCGTGGTGGCATGACCAGCCATGCGGCGGTGGTGGCGCGCGGCATGGGCATTCCCTGCGTGGCCGGTGCCGGCAGCATGCGGGTTGATATCCGCAATGGCGTGCTGCTGGGCGTCGGCGTCAAGCTGAAAAAGGGCGATATCATTACCATAGACGGTTCCTCCGGCCAGGTCTTGCAGGGCGCCGTGCCGATGCTGCAACCGGAACTGTCGGGGGATTTTGCCCAACTGATGCAATGGGCCGACCGCACGCGTCGCATGACGGTGCGCACCAATGCCGATACGCCGGGCGATGCGCGTGCCGCCCGCTCTTTCGGCGCGGAAGGTATCGGACTTTGCCGCACCGAACATATGTTTTTTGAAGGTGAGCGCATCCATGTGATGCGCGAAATGATCCTGGCCGAGGACGAGGCCGGACGACGCGCCGCGCTCGACAAGCTGTTGCCGATGCAACGCTCTGACTTTACCGAGTTGTTCACCATCATGCATGGCTTGCCGGTGACGATCCGCCTGCTCGATCCGCCGCTGCACGAATTCCTGCCGAAGACCGTCAAGGAAATCGCCGAGGTGGCGGTGGCGATGGGCATGGAGCCGCGCGCGCTGGCGCAGCGGGTCGAGGCTTTGCACGAGTTCAACCCCATGCTCGGTCATCGCGGCTGCCGGTTGGCGATTTCCTATCCTGAAATTGCCGAGATGCAGGCGCGGGCGATTTTCGAAGCCGCTGTTGCCGCAGGCCTTGAGACCGGTGCACCGGTCGTGCCTGAGATCATGGTGCCGCTGGTCGGGCTGCGCTCCGAGCTGGATTATGTGAAGGGCGTGATCGACCGGATTGCCTCCGAAGTGATGCGGGAAGGCAAGCTGGAAATCTCCTATCTGGTCGGCACGATGATCGAGCTGCCGCGCGCCGCCATCCGCGCCCATGTGATTGCCGAGGCCGCCGAATTTTTCTCCTTCGGCACCAATGACCTGACCCAGACCACGTTCGGCATGTCACGCGACGATGCGGCCGCCTTCATTCCGACCTATCAGCGCAAGGGGATTATCGAGCGCGATCCGTTCATCTCGCTGGATTTCGACGGGGTCGGCGAGTTGATCCGCATGGCCGCCGAGCGCGGTCGCCAGACCCGGCCTGATATGAAGCTCGGTATTTGCGGCGAACATGGCGGCGACCCGGCTTCGATCCATTTCTGCGAGGATGTCGGGCTGGATTATGTCTCCTGCTCACCCTTCCGGGTGCCGATCGCCCGGCTGTCTGCGGCCCAGGCAAGCATCAAGCAAAGGCGCCTCATGGCGAAGGAAGTTTGA
- a CDS encoding chromosome segregation SMC family protein yields MKFTKLRVVGFKSFVEPTEFIIERGLTGVVGPNGCGKSNLVEALRWVMGENSYKNMRASGMDDVIFSGSGNRPARNSAEVGLYLDNSDRTAPAAFNDSDEIQVSRRIERENGSVYRINGKEARAKDVQLLFADASTGARSPSMVGQGRIGELIQAKPQARRQLLEEAAGISGLHSRRHEAELRLRAAETNLERLEDIVAQLESQIESLKRQARQANRFKMLSADIRARDAMLLHIRWTEARQAEAEAEASLNETTSLVAERAQEQMEAAKAQAIASLQLPALRDEEVKAAASLQRLQIARSQLEEDAGRLFKRRDELTRRLLQLEEDIAREQRLVDDNAEILERLAAEEAELEEVLTESGQEVDDLRIAFEEASATLADSEARFAAATADRAEAAAGRNQLERALRDLADKRLRLERQADEAGRELDAVAEKLAALPDPEEKREAVEAGEYAVEEAESTVAQAEEALSAARRAEALARGPVEAARSALAALETEAKTIAKMLASSASAGEFSPVADALTVERGFETALGAALGDDLESPLDAQAPAHWAMPGPDADDPALPAGIVALAAHVSAPQALSRRLKQIGITDSDTAQRLQPDLKPGQRLVTREGAVYRWDGHVTGSEAPSAAALRLAQKNRLKALEEEVDEARIGLEDAEEQLTAAREAVTSSEARLGEGRERQRLILRQLSEAREALSAAERASGDLLRRRAVVEEAVNGLRAQIEEAESLAEEAQIALADQADLTALDEQLRQLQMEVATGRGLVAEARARHEGFARENDQRQRRIMAIRQERQSWAQRATSARQHIATLREREEEARDEMAELDAAPDEFDEKRRLLMSELDKAEAARRAAADRLVEAEARQRQADQVAASALSALAEARERRGRAEERLLSGRERRKDAEARIQEALNVGPHEAFRLTGLKPDDAIPDLREVERDLDRLKIERERLGAVNLRADEEQKELSDKLAALIKERDDVIDAIRKLRGAIQSLNREGRERLVAAFDVVNAQFQRLFTHLFNGGTAELQLIESDDPLDAGLEILARPPGKKPQTMTLLSGGEQALTAMALIFAVFLTNPAPICVLDEVDAPLDDHNVERYCNLMDEMAASTQTRFVIITHNPITMARMNRLFGVTMAEQGVSQLVSVDLQTAEQLREAV; encoded by the coding sequence ATGAAGTTCACCAAGCTTCGGGTCGTCGGCTTCAAATCCTTTGTCGAACCGACGGAATTCATCATCGAGCGCGGATTGACCGGCGTGGTCGGGCCGAACGGCTGTGGCAAGTCCAATCTGGTCGAGGCGCTGCGCTGGGTGATGGGGGAAAACTCCTATAAGAACATGCGCGCTTCCGGCATGGATGACGTGATTTTTTCTGGCTCCGGCAATCGCCCGGCCCGCAACTCGGCGGAGGTTGGGCTTTACCTCGACAATTCCGACCGCACCGCGCCCGCTGCCTTCAACGACAGCGACGAAATCCAGGTCAGCCGCCGCATCGAGCGGGAAAACGGTTCGGTCTATCGCATCAATGGCAAGGAAGCTCGCGCCAAGGATGTACAATTGCTGTTTGCCGATGCCTCGACCGGGGCGCGCTCGCCGTCGATGGTCGGCCAGGGGCGGATTGGCGAGTTGATTCAGGCCAAACCGCAGGCACGCAGGCAATTGCTGGAAGAAGCCGCCGGCATTTCCGGCCTGCATTCGCGCCGCCACGAGGCGGAACTACGGTTGCGTGCTGCCGAAACCAATCTGGAGCGGCTGGAGGATATTGTCGCCCAGCTGGAAAGCCAGATCGAGAGCTTGAAGCGCCAGGCCCGGCAGGCCAATCGCTTCAAGATGCTGTCGGCCGATATCCGCGCCCGCGATGCCATGCTGCTGCATATCCGCTGGACGGAAGCGCGGCAGGCCGAGGCCGAGGCGGAAGCCTCGCTCAACGAGACGACCTCGCTGGTGGCCGAGCGGGCGCAGGAGCAGATGGAGGCGGCCAAGGCCCAAGCCATTGCCAGCCTGCAATTGCCTGCGTTGCGTGACGAAGAGGTCAAGGCCGCAGCCAGCCTGCAACGCTTGCAGATTGCCCGCAGCCAGCTGGAGGAAGATGCCGGACGGCTGTTCAAGCGCCGCGACGAACTGACCCGGCGGCTGTTGCAGCTTGAAGAAGACATTGCCCGCGAACAGCGGCTGGTCGATGACAATGCTGAAATTCTCGAGCGGCTCGCTGCCGAGGAAGCCGAACTGGAAGAGGTGCTGACGGAAAGCGGCCAGGAGGTCGACGATCTGCGCATTGCTTTCGAGGAAGCATCGGCAACCCTTGCTGACAGCGAAGCCCGCTTTGCCGCTGCCACCGCCGACCGCGCCGAAGCGGCCGCCGGGCGCAACCAGCTGGAACGGGCGCTGCGCGACCTCGCCGACAAGCGGCTGCGGCTGGAGCGTCAGGCCGACGAGGCAGGCCGCGAACTGGACGCCGTGGCCGAAAAGCTCGCCGCCCTGCCGGACCCGGAGGAAAAGCGCGAGGCGGTGGAAGCCGGTGAATATGCGGTGGAAGAGGCCGAAAGCACGGTTGCGCAAGCGGAAGAGGCTTTAAGTGCCGCGCGCCGGGCCGAGGCACTGGCCCGCGGCCCGGTGGAAGCGGCCCGCTCTGCATTGGCGGCGCTGGAAACCGAGGCAAAAACCATTGCCAAAATGCTGGCCTCTTCGGCCAGCGCCGGAGAGTTTTCGCCGGTGGCCGATGCGCTGACGGTGGAGCGCGGCTTTGAAACGGCGCTGGGTGCCGCCCTTGGCGATGATCTGGAAAGCCCGCTCGACGCACAGGCTCCAGCCCATTGGGCCATGCCCGGGCCGGATGCTGATGATCCGGCTTTGCCCGCTGGCATCGTGGCGCTTGCAGCCCATGTTTCCGCACCGCAAGCGTTGTCCCGTCGCCTGAAACAGATCGGCATCACCGATTCGGATACCGCGCAACGCCTGCAACCGGATCTGAAACCTGGCCAGCGGCTGGTGACACGGGAAGGGGCTGTCTATCGCTGGGACGGCCATGTTACCGGTTCCGAAGCGCCGAGTGCGGCGGCTTTGCGTTTGGCTCAGAAAAACCGTCTCAAGGCGCTGGAGGAAGAGGTTGACGAGGCCCGCATCGGGCTGGAAGACGCTGAAGAACAATTGACGGCAGCGCGCGAGGCGGTGACGTCGAGCGAAGCGCGTCTTGGCGAAGGGCGTGAACGTCAACGGTTGATCCTGCGTCAGCTGTCGGAAGCCCGCGAGGCGTTGAGCGCTGCCGAGCGGGCCAGCGGCGATCTGCTGCGCCGCCGCGCTGTTGTGGAAGAGGCGGTCAACGGTCTTCGCGCCCAGATCGAGGAGGCTGAAAGCCTGGCCGAAGAGGCGCAGATCGCCCTTGCCGATCAGGCCGATCTGACGGCGCTGGACGAGCAATTGCGGCAATTGCAGATGGAGGTTGCCACCGGTCGCGGACTGGTGGCTGAAGCCCGCGCCCGCCATGAAGGGTTCGCCCGCGAAAACGACCAGCGCCAGCGCCGGATCATGGCGATCCGTCAGGAGCGGCAAAGTTGGGCGCAGCGCGCCACGAGTGCCCGCCAGCATATCGCTACGCTGAGGGAACGCGAGGAAGAAGCCCGCGACGAAATGGCCGAGCTGGACGCTGCCCCCGACGAATTTGACGAAAAGCGCCGCCTGCTGATGAGCGAGCTGGACAAGGCCGAAGCCGCACGGCGTGCCGCCGCCGACCGGTTGGTGGAGGCCGAGGCCCGCCAGCGTCAGGCCGATCAGGTCGCTGCCAGCGCCCTCTCGGCGCTGGCCGAAGCCCGTGAGCGTCGGGGCCGGGCGGAAGAGCGACTGCTGTCTGGACGCGAGCGGCGCAAGGATGCCGAGGCACGCATTCAGGAAGCGCTCAATGTCGGTCCGCACGAAGCCTTCCGCCTGACGGGGCTGAAGCCCGATGACGCGATCCCGGATCTGCGCGAGGTCGAGCGCGATCTGGACCGGCTGAAAATCGAGCGCGAACGGCTGGGCGCCGTCAACCTGCGCGCCGATGAAGAGCAGAAGGAACTCTCCGACAAACTCGCAGCCCTGATCAAGGAGCGCGACGATGTGATCGACGCGATCCGCAAGCTGCGGGGTGCGATCCAGAGCCTGAACCGCGAGGGCCGGGAACGGCTGGTGGCGGCTTTTGACGTGGTCAATGCGCAATTCCAGCGGCTGTTCACCCACTTGTTCAACGGCGGCACAGCCGAATTGCAGCTGATCGAAAGCGATGATCCGCTGGATGCTGGCCTCGAAATCCTCGCCCGCCCGCCCGGCAAGAAGCCGCAGACCATGACGCTGCTATCGGGCGGCGAACAGGCGCTGACGGCCATGGCACTTATCTTCGCCGTCTTCCTCACCAATCCAGCGCCGATCTGCGTTCTTGACGAAGTGGACGCCCCGCTCGATGACCATAATGTCGAGCGCTACTGCAACCTGATGGACGAAATGGCCGCCTCCACGCAAACCCGTTTCGTGATCATCACTCACAATCCCATCACCATGGCCCGCATGAACCGCCTGTTCGGCGTTACCATGGCCGAACAGGGCGTCTCCCAGCTGGTGTCGGTGGATTTGCAGACGGCGGAGCAATTGCGCGAGGCTGTGTGA
- a CDS encoding SH3 domain-containing protein, whose translation MNRRALLATLLLTPLLGVASLLAPGTAASMPMLRQKGRVTGYPLPRFASLKADRVRMRAGPSTDYPVRFIYEARGLPVEIIEEYDNWRQVRDSDGTSGWMSAVMLSGARTGLVAPWRGSKGDLVMLRTRPLATAAITAQLQPRVRLKIGGCDGHWCSVSVERGGPSGFVRQGLVWGVYPGETIGN comes from the coding sequence GTGAACCGCCGCGCCTTGCTGGCCACCCTGTTGCTGACGCCATTGCTTGGGGTGGCAAGCCTGCTTGCGCCCGGCACGGCTGCGTCCATGCCGATGCTGCGGCAAAAGGGTCGCGTCACCGGCTATCCGCTACCGCGCTTTGCCTCGTTGAAGGCGGACAGGGTGCGGATGCGGGCTGGCCCTTCCACCGATTACCCCGTCCGCTTTATCTACGAGGCCCGGGGCCTGCCGGTGGAAATCATCGAGGAATATGACAATTGGCGGCAGGTTCGCGACAGCGACGGCACCAGCGGCTGGATGTCGGCTGTCATGCTCAGCGGCGCGCGCACCGGCCTTGTCGCCCCTTGGCGCGGCTCGAAAGGCGATCTCGTCATGCTGCGTACCCGCCCGCTTGCCACGGCTGCCATCACCGCCCAACTCCAGCCACGGGTACGGCTGAAAATCGGCGGCTGCGACGGGCATTGGTGTTCCGTCTCGGTAGAACGAGGTGGCCCTTCCGGCTTTGTCCGGCAGGGCCTGGTCTGGGGCGTTTATCCCGGAGAAACCATCGGCAATTGA
- a CDS encoding invasion associated locus B family protein, whose product MSSLQTVALMLAILGFSASFASAAPRMVKQFDHWGLFSYKDGGKTVCYVLSVPSKEDPVGIDHGKNFFLIAPKKTGGVNYYPQAVMGYNVAQGSTIDVNVDDKTFQMVPKANVGWTRLEAEDAKVIAAMKQGRRMTVKTTSKRGTHTTYTYSLQGVSAALKQAQGCR is encoded by the coding sequence ATGTCATCACTACAAACCGTTGCATTAATGCTTGCCATTCTTGGGTTTTCGGCGAGCTTTGCATCGGCAGCACCTCGGATGGTCAAGCAGTTCGATCACTGGGGGCTGTTTTCCTACAAGGATGGCGGCAAGACCGTTTGCTATGTGCTGTCCGTGCCTTCAAAGGAAGATCCTGTGGGCATCGACCATGGCAAGAATTTCTTTCTGATCGCGCCGAAAAAGACCGGCGGCGTCAATTATTACCCCCAGGCCGTCATGGGCTACAACGTCGCTCAGGGCTCGACCATCGATGTGAACGTCGATGACAAGACGTTTCAGATGGTGCCGAAAGCCAATGTCGGCTGGACCCGGCTGGAAGCAGAGGACGCCAAGGTGATTGCCGCCATGAAACAAGGTCGCCGGATGACCGTGAAAACCACCTCGAAGCGCGGCACCCACACCACCTATACCTATTCGCTCCAGGGCGTTTCGGCGGCGCTGAAACAGGCTCAGGGCTGCCGCTGA
- a CDS encoding Ivy family c-type lysozyme inhibitor gives MPRWILLLTALACLFAIPAAAENLSGNFLAQTVKTSKPHRDALTGLVRGRQGIPLWVLNMVRKDDYIGVASVEMPVDAKPMQLFYACQPKRCEQSAARVLFSADGKHAVMRIQDQAEGEIFLGTPSEAEKTALARAPG, from the coding sequence ATGCCCCGCTGGATACTGCTGCTGACCGCTCTTGCCTGCCTTTTTGCGATTCCCGCAGCAGCCGAAAATCTTTCCGGCAATTTTCTTGCGCAGACCGTGAAAACCTCCAAGCCGCATCGCGATGCGCTGACGGGGCTGGTGCGCGGGCGGCAGGGCATTCCGCTCTGGGTGCTGAACATGGTCCGCAAGGATGATTATATCGGGGTGGCTTCGGTCGAAATGCCTGTTGACGCCAAGCCCATGCAATTATTCTACGCCTGCCAGCCAAAACGCTGCGAGCAAAGCGCCGCTCGTGTGCTGTTTTCCGCCGATGGCAAGCATGCGGTGATGCGTATTCAGGACCAGGCAGAAGGCGAGATCTTCCTCGGTACACCGAGCGAGGCGGAAAAGACTGCATTGGCGCGCGCTCCCGGCTGA